The nucleotide window CCTGGGCAAAGAAGCTCTCGTAGCCGAGCCGGTGCATCAGCTCAACCCACGCCTGGGCGACCCGTTCCGGGGACCAGTCAGGCGTCGTGAGTTTCTCGGACAACCCAAAGTTGGGCATCGTCGGCAGGACGACGTGAAACGCATCCTTTGGGTCGCCGCCATGCGCCCGTGGATCAGCCAGCATCGGCGCGACTTTTAAGAATTCGATGACGGAACCCGGCCAGCCATGCGTGAGGACCAGGGGCACCGCGTCGGGTTCGGGTGAGCGTAGGTGGAGGAAATGAATGTCGAGTCCATCAATCCGCGTCCTTGAGGGCGACAGCGCATTCAGCCGGCCCTCGCAGGCGCGCCAGTCGTAACCATCGAGCCAGTAGGCACACAGCGCCTGCATCGTGGCCAGCGGTACGCCCTGGCTCCAGTCAGGCACCGTCTCGCGGTCCGGCCAGCGGGTGTGGGCCAGCCGCTGGCGTAAATCCGCGAGTGCGGCGTCCGGGAAGGCAAACGGATGGGGGTAGATAGTGGTGTCTAAGGGATGATTCATAGTGGGCAAAGGCTATAAATTGTCAGGCGAAGCGTAGGACGCGCACCTCGAAAGAAGAAATTGTCTGGGGTAGGTTTGACTAGGGGGCCTACTTACGCTCGGCTTCCGCCAGAAATGCCGCGAGTTCATCGTACCCGTACAACAGGGCCAACCCCTGAGGGGTCAGGCCCGTGTGGCTCTTCTGATCCAGGTAAGCACCGGCCTCAACCAGAGCCTGGGCCACATCCAGGTACCCATGCCACACCGCGTCGTGTAGGGCGGAGTAGCCGTTGTACGCCCCTTGCACCTGCAACCCGGCGGCCGGCGCATCCGGCCGCACGGTTTTTTGCGTCAGCAGCCGAACGATAGTGGCGTGGCCAAAATAGGTCGCGTCGTGGAGGGCCATGCCGCCCATCAGGCCAATCAGGCGCCGTGGGTCGGCCCCGGCGTTCAGCAGCAGACGGGCGATATCGACATGCCCTTCCCGCGCGGCGATGCCCAGGGGCGTGTAGTTGTCGTCCACACTACCAATCATGGGTACCTGCTCGTCCACCGGATAGTTTGCCGCAAGTAGCCGCTCGACTTCCCGGCTGTCGCCTGCTTTAACGGCGGCCACCAACTTCAGCCGGGCGACGGCATCGGCGTTTGCCTGCTGTTGCGCCTCCAGGCAACGTATAATTCCAGCGAGTCCATCGGCCCGGGCCATATCGAGGGCGGTCTGCCCCCAATGACTGACAATCGTCATCCGGGCACCGCGCTGCAGGAGCCGTTCGACCACCGCCTGCTGCTTATGCAGTACCGCGTCCATCAGCGGCGTGTTGCCCAGGATGGGGGTCTGCTGGTCGACGAAGGCCCCGTGGTCGAGTAGCAGCGCCACGACATCCGGGTTGCCCGCTTGCACCGCCTTATGGAGCGCGGTGGCTCCCATGCGCGGTTCAATCGCATGCACGCTCGCGCCCGCCGTTAGTAGGAGCTGAGATAGGTGAAACTCGCCACGGCCCGCCGCCAGCATGAGCGGCGTCAGGCCATCAGGGCCGGGCCGGTTGACGTCGGCGCGGGCACGTAGCTGCTCTAGCACAGCCGGCAGGTTGCCGGCTTGGATGGCGGCCTCCAGCGTCAGGGCCGTTGGTGGGTCAACCGGAAGGGCAGCCACGTCACCAGGGCCATCAGCGGGTTGGGAGCGGGGGGATGGGGAGGCGATTCCTGCTCTGGCATTCCCGCTAACGTCAGCACCTGACCACCCATCTGCTGGAGACGGGCCAGATACGTACGGGGCTCCAGTAATTGGTAGGGGAAATACAGTCCCGCCGGAACTGCGGGCTGGCCGTCCAGGCCGAGCAGCCGTTCCAGCAGCAGGGCGACGCCGAGGCCCGTTAAGGGCATTTGTCCCTGCGGATGCACCACCGCGTGCCGGGTGCGTAGCGGCTGACCTGCATGGTCTTCGCCGGCAAGGTCGATAAGTATCTCCGTGGACATCGGCCCACCCTGGCGGCGGGTAGAAGTGACGCCAAAGGCCAGCATAAACTGCACGTTCGGTGCACCGGTCGCCGTGGCTAGGCCGAGCACGTCATAAAAGGAGTACGTAGCGGCTTTTTGCTCGGTGCCATCCACGGCGCGAAAGGCAGTCTTAGCCTCATCGCCCACTTGCCAGACAAAGGCCCCATCACGCCGAACAAGCGCTGCGGGCATGATCGTGGTTTGGCGCTCAAAATCAGCATAGGCGGCTGGGCCGGAAACGTCTTGTTCATCCAGCAGCGCCCCAATCGTGATGGTGTGGAGTCGGCCGAACGCCCGGGCGAATTCCAGCGTGGGGACCGTAGTAGCACCGACCAGCCATTCCGTACCCAGGACAACGGGGGCCGCCCGCGGCTGGTGCATATAGGCTGCTACCTCGGGGCCCATTTCGAAAACGCCTGCCGAAATGCTCAGGTGCGGGATACCGTGGGCTTGGGCAAACCGCAGCGTGGCCAACTGGTGGTCCGTAAACAGGACCACCACGGCACTGACGAGTCGTTGCCCCAGGCCTAAGTCTTCAGCCGCAAGATTCAGCGCAATACCTTCGGCGCTGGGTATCTCGGCCGCAGCTTCCTGCGCTTTGGCCAGGTCACGGCCCCCAAGTAGCAAGGGTACCTCGGGATGGGCGTCATGCAGGAGGCGGGCGACCCAGCGGCCAACCGTGCCGGAGCCGCCCACCAGGAGAACGGGGTGTTGTGTCATGAAGATGCAGGAGGTTAGTGCGTATTTTTGGCAAACATAAGCTACCAAACGTAAGTTACCAAAAGTAGGTTACGTTTGGTAGCTTTACAAACGGACCTTGCAAGCAGACATCCTGATTATGACGCACTCTTCGGACGCAGCAGCACCTAAACGATCTGGTGGCAGACTATCTAAGGCAGAGCGCCGGCGCCAATTGCTTGACACGGCGCTTAGTATCATTCGTGAAGAAGGTGCTGACCGCCTAACCCTGGGTCATTTAGCAGCCCGGGCCGGCGTGTCGAAGCCCATCACGTACGAACACTTCAGCACGCGTTCGGGGCTCTTGACTGCGCTCTATAAGTTCCTGGATGAGCAGCAACTGCAGGCTTTGCAGGAAGCGCTGTTGAGCGTGCAGCAGCATGTAAAGGATACAGCGGACGTGCTTGCCACCGCCTATATTCATTGTTCAGTAGACACGGGAGGCGAATGGCACGCGGTCAGGGCGGCCTTGTCGGGCAGCGAAGAAATGGGCGTGGTGCAGCAGGAGTTACTGGCCGGCTACGTTGAGTTGTTTAGCACTACCCTGGCTCCCCACAGCTCGTTATCTCCCGCTGCGCTTCATCGGTGCTGCGTCGGGCTGGTGGGTGCCGGGGAGGCCCTCTCCGTCCTGATGCTGAGTGGGCAATGCAGTGAGCGGGAAGCGGCCACGACCTTCTCCTCCTTAATTCAGGGTGGCCTGCTCCTATCTTCGTCTCATCGTTAAACGCAGATATAGTGGCGGCAAGCCCAGGTGCGACCTTTGGACCAACCCTTTAACCAAGGTAACTACTAGTCTATCCGGTAAGTCAAGTTATGATAACGGCCAGCTGGAAAATAGTGGCTTAAACGACCGTTTTTGTGAACTATAGTAGTCTATTCGCTTACTCGCTTAACGGTATTCCGATCGGCTTTCTAGAATATTAAAGAACCACAATTATAAGCTGAACAATCCAGACAATAAACTTTGCTGCTTGTATTTTTTGCAGGTAGCTTTGCATACCTCTTGGTGGTTTGCACCCCTGAACTCGCGCCCCTCTACTTATCACACCTCTTCCAGCATCGCACGCATTCGGAAAATCCGAGTGTGCTTTCTGCTGCTTTTTAGGTGACTTA belongs to Hymenobacter cellulosilyticus and includes:
- a CDS encoding epoxide hydrolase family protein; amino-acid sequence: MNHPLDTTIYPHPFAFPDAALADLRQRLAHTRWPDRETVPDWSQGVPLATMQALCAYWLDGYDWRACEGRLNALSPSRTRIDGLDIHFLHLRSPEPDAVPLVLTHGWPGSVIEFLKVAPMLADPRAHGGDPKDAFHVVLPTMPNFGLSEKLTTPDWSPERVAQAWVELMHRLGYESFFAQGGDWGYAVTNALGGIGPPPYAPSTSICFRFLRACQRAMRRRSRRWSG
- a CDS encoding TetR/AcrR family transcriptional regulator — translated: MTHSSDAAAPKRSGGRLSKAERRRQLLDTALSIIREEGADRLTLGHLAARAGVSKPITYEHFSTRSGLLTALYKFLDEQQLQALQEALLSVQQHVKDTADVLATAYIHCSVDTGGEWHAVRAALSGSEEMGVVQQELLAGYVELFSTTLAPHSSLSPAALHRCCVGLVGAGEALSVLMLSGQCSEREAATTFSSLIQGGLLLSSSHR
- a CDS encoding ankyrin repeat domain-containing protein; translated protein: MAALPVDPPTALTLEAAIQAGNLPAVLEQLRARADVNRPGPDGLTPLMLAAGRGEFHLSQLLLTAGASVHAIEPRMGATALHKAVQAGNPDVVALLLDHGAFVDQQTPILGNTPLMDAVLHKQQAVVERLLQRGARMTIVSHWGQTALDMARADGLAGIIRCLEAQQQANADAVARLKLVAAVKAGDSREVERLLAANYPVDEQVPMIGSVDDNYTPLGIAAREGHVDIARLLLNAGADPRRLIGLMGGMALHDATYFGHATIVRLLTQKTVRPDAPAAGLQVQGAYNGYSALHDAVWHGYLDVAQALVEAGAYLDQKSHTGLTPQGLALLYGYDELAAFLAEAERK